ACAGTGCACACTTCCTGATGTTGGTGCTAGGCTGCCTAACATTAGTTTTAATAATGTCGTTTTACCAATACCGTTCGGTCCAATTAAAGCGATCTTATCGCCTCGTAATACTTGCACGGAAAAGTCATTAACCAGTCGTTTATCTTCAATTTGATAAGTGACATTTTCCAGCTCGAATACAATTTTTCCTGAACGTAATGCTTCTTCGATTTGCATTTTAGCGCTACCCATAACTTGGCGACGCTGTGAGTATTCTTGCCTCATGGCTTTTAGTGCTCGAACGCGTCCTTCATTACGTGTTCGACGGGCCTTGATTCCTTGGCGGATCCAGACTTCTTCTTGTGCTAATTTTTTATCAAATTCCGCATTTTGTAGCTCTTCGACGCGTAATGCCTCTTCTTTACCAAGCAAATAACTATCATAATTGCCACCCCAAGAGGCGACTTTACCGCGATCCAAATCGATAATCCGAGTCGCCATCTGCCGAATAAAAGATCGGTCATGCGATATAAACACAATGCTACCATTAAAGCTTTTTAAGAACTCTTCGAGCCATTTAATGGTTTCGATATCTAAATGGTTGGTTGGCTCGTCTAGTAATAGAACTGAAGGTTGGCAAACGAGTGCTTTTGCCAACGCCGCTTTACGTAGCCAACCACCTGATAATGATGATAATAAGGCGTCGCCATCTAACGATAGTGAAGAAATAACATTACGAATACGATTATCCAGTTGCCAACCGTTTTGGTGATCAAGCTGTTCTTGCATTTTAGCTAACTTAGATAGATTACTTTCACTTGGATCCGTTTCAACCAAATGTGATAATGCATAATAATCTTTCAATAATTGAGCTTGCTCTTTTAATCCTTCAGCTACAAAGTCAAAAACATTACCTTGAATATCTCGAGGCGGATCTTGTTGTAATCGAGAGACAACAACGTTACTTTCATAAACGATCTGACCCTCATCCAATGGAATTTCTTTGTTAAGTACTTTTAGCAGTGTTGATTTACCTGCACCATTACGACCAACAAGACAGACTCGTTCATTGATTTCAATCGACATATCAATATGGTCAAGTAGTGGTGCATCACTAAATGACAGATAAGCATTGGTAAGATTTATTAATGACATATTTTTTATTTGGATATTAAATAATAAGGCGTTATTCTATCATAAAGTTGCAATTGGCAATCAATTATAAAAGATATATTACAGCTCTTAAATATGAGCATTCCTTTTCTCTTCTAAAAATAAATACTGCTATACTTATTAATAAATTGAATAAATTAATAATATTTTAGTATGGAGGTGATTATGAGTCATACTTGGACATTTCAGCGTGTTGGTGGTTTAGATCAAGTCGTTTTAAAAAATGCCAATGACATTATCAATTTGCCCAATTTAGATCCAAAATTATGGGTCGCACTAAGTTGCCCGACTACTGGTTTAGATTTTGATCAAAGAACATTAGAGTTATTAGATTCTGATAAAGATGGACGCATCCGTATTCCTGATATTTTAGATGCGATTAGTTGGGTAAAAGATAAAATCGTCTCTTTCGATACTATTATTCAATCATCCGAAACTTTGTCGTTATCACAAATTGATGATTCAACCGAGCAAGGTAAAAAATTATTAGTTACAGCGCATAGTATTTTGGCCAATTTAAATAAAAGCCAAGCCGATTATTTGACTCAAGATGATGTCCAACAATCACTAAAAATTAATGCCAGCAAGCTCTACAATGGTGATTTGATTTTTCCACCTTCTGCTGAGTTATCGCCTGAAATGCAAAGCTTTATCCAAACAGCCATTAAGACTACTGGCGGGCAAAAAGATATGAGTGGGCGAGATGGGATAAATCTGGAAATAGCCCAAACTTTTGTTAAAAATCTAAAAAGTTGGCAAGCGTGGCAAACTAATATCAGCAATACCCAAACACCTTTTGGGGAAAATCGCTCAGAAATATGGAAATTAGTTCAAGAGCTCAAACCCAAAATTTATGATTATTTTCTTCGTGTTGAATTAGCTCAATATGCGCCTCAAGCACAAACGGCATTAAATGTTGATGAGAAATATATTGTCCCTTCTCAAAATGGATTACTTTCAGATGAAGCGCTTTCTGAACTGCCTTTATCTAAGATTGATACTAATAATTCATTGGATCTCGTTAATGGACTTAATCCACTTTGGAAAAGTAAAATCACTCGATTTAGGGCTTTAGTGGATTCTCACTTATCCGACCCAAATCATTTAACACAACAAGAGTGGCAAAATATTCAAACTAGTCTTGATGCCTACGCGACATTAATTAGTTCTAAACCCGATATAGAGCAGTTAAGTGTTGCAACTAAACCAACGGCGAGTATTGAGGATATTCCCGCCGATCAGATCACTCATTTTATCAATGATAATTTATTAGATGAATTTGAGAAAATGGTCGAGCAAGATAATAAAACGCCTATTTCAGCTTCGGATGTTTTTGTGTTAGAAAAGTTAGTACTTTTTCAAAAACATCTTTATCGTTTATTGATTAACTTTGCTTCATTTGCCGAGTTCTTCTCACTTGACCATTATGCCGCTTTTCAATTAGGCAAGCTTTATATTGATGGTCGCTGTGCTACGCTTTGTGTTGCCGTTGAAAACATCGCTAAACATTCAACAATGGCAAATTATTCAGAGCTATGTTTGCTGTATTGTGAATGTACAAGGCTAGGTCAAAAACAGACGATTGTCGCTGCCATAACCGCCGGACAAGGTGATTTATTAATGGAAGGCCGTAATGGGGTGTTTATTGATAATGCTGGTAATGATTGGGATGCTAATGTGGTCAAAATGATTAGTAAGCCAATTAGTATTCAACAAGCAATTTGGGCACCTTATCAACGTATTGGTCGATTAATCACGGAACAGATTAATAAATGGGCAAGCAATAAAGACGCAGATATTGAAAAGACCAGTACCCAAGCTGTGCAAAATCCAGAAAATAAATTTGATATTGGTAAGAGTGTTGGCATATTTGCTGCGATTGGCTTAGCAATAGGCGCGATTGGTACTGCACTTGCTACCATTTTTCAGGCTATTTTTTCTCTTTCCTGGTGGCAATTTCCATTGGTGATTTTAGGTTTATTCTTAATTATATCTGGGCCATCAGTCATTTTAGCTTGGTTAAAATTAAGAAGAAGAACACTAGGTCCATTGCTCGAAGCTTCAGGTTGGGCAATCAATGGGCAAGTAAAAATCAATTTACTCCTTGGTGGGCTACTGACCAGTAAGGCCGAATTACCAGCCAATGCTAAACGAAACTTAAGTGATCCTTTAAGAAAACGTAATAAAAAAGCACGGATAATATTTTGGTCAGCTATCTTAGTTGGTGTATTACTTGTTGGCAGTGCAGTATGGTTTAAAGATGATATTGCCAATTATGTTAAGCAGCAGCAACAAATGACTCAAAAAACAACTCAAAACTAATATTTTATAATAATTTCGCCGACATAACGTCGGCGAGAATATTAATGTTGATAAACAGGTAATCGATGACAAATTGCCAAAACTTTTTGTTTAACTGCTTGAAT
This Gilliamella sp. ESL0443 DNA region includes the following protein-coding sequences:
- a CDS encoding ABC transporter ATP-binding protein, with product MSLINLTNAYLSFSDAPLLDHIDMSIEINERVCLVGRNGAGKSTLLKVLNKEIPLDEGQIVYESNVVVSRLQQDPPRDIQGNVFDFVAEGLKEQAQLLKDYYALSHLVETDPSESNLSKLAKMQEQLDHQNGWQLDNRIRNVISSLSLDGDALLSSLSGGWLRKAALAKALVCQPSVLLLDEPTNHLDIETIKWLEEFLKSFNGSIVFISHDRSFIRQMATRIIDLDRGKVASWGGNYDSYLLGKEEALRVEELQNAEFDKKLAQEEVWIRQGIKARRTRNEGRVRALKAMRQEYSQRRQVMGSAKMQIEEALRSGKIVFELENVTYQIEDKRLVNDFSVQVLRGDKIALIGPNGIGKTTLLKLMLGSLAPTSGSVHCGTKLEVAYFDQYRLELDPEKTVMDNLAEGKQEVMVNGRLRHVLSYLQDFLFPPKRARTPVRALSGGERNRLLLAKLFLKPSNLLVLDEPTNDLDIETLELLEELVNDYQGTVLLVSHDRQFVDNVLTQCWFFEDQGRIGIYAGGYTDALQQQAQSMSAQVTNSKSHESVKNDPAKTEKKKVKLSYNEQRELAQLPNKIEELETAIADLQAQIGHSDFFNQPHEVTSPILQSLADKEAELEAVFERWEQLEALTQ
- a CDS encoding phage holin family protein — translated: MSHTWTFQRVGGLDQVVLKNANDIINLPNLDPKLWVALSCPTTGLDFDQRTLELLDSDKDGRIRIPDILDAISWVKDKIVSFDTIIQSSETLSLSQIDDSTEQGKKLLVTAHSILANLNKSQADYLTQDDVQQSLKINASKLYNGDLIFPPSAELSPEMQSFIQTAIKTTGGQKDMSGRDGINLEIAQTFVKNLKSWQAWQTNISNTQTPFGENRSEIWKLVQELKPKIYDYFLRVELAQYAPQAQTALNVDEKYIVPSQNGLLSDEALSELPLSKIDTNNSLDLVNGLNPLWKSKITRFRALVDSHLSDPNHLTQQEWQNIQTSLDAYATLISSKPDIEQLSVATKPTASIEDIPADQITHFINDNLLDEFEKMVEQDNKTPISASDVFVLEKLVLFQKHLYRLLINFASFAEFFSLDHYAAFQLGKLYIDGRCATLCVAVENIAKHSTMANYSELCLLYCECTRLGQKQTIVAAITAGQGDLLMEGRNGVFIDNAGNDWDANVVKMISKPISIQQAIWAPYQRIGRLITEQINKWASNKDADIEKTSTQAVQNPENKFDIGKSVGIFAAIGLAIGAIGTALATIFQAIFSLSWWQFPLVILGLFLIISGPSVILAWLKLRRRTLGPLLEASGWAINGQVKINLLLGGLLTSKAELPANAKRNLSDPLRKRNKKARIIFWSAILVGVLLVGSAVWFKDDIANYVKQQQQMTQKTTQN